Proteins found in one Bacteroidota bacterium genomic segment:
- a CDS encoding (2Fe-2S)-binding protein — MPEPILIWINDRPMTVEAGLTVAAALARAGYWAFRRSVSGKPRGPLCGIGLCFECRVRINGRPAERACWVPCTPGMRVECPDAL; from the coding sequence GTGCCCGAACCCATCTTGATCTGGATCAACGACCGCCCCATGACGGTGGAAGCCGGCCTTACGGTGGCCGCTGCGCTGGCTCGGGCCGGCTACTGGGCGTTTCGACGTTCCGTATCGGGTAAACCTCGAGGCCCCCTTTGCGGCATTGGGCTTTGCTTCGAGTGCCGGGTGAGGATCAACGGTCGCCCGGCGGAACGGGCTTGCTGGGTTCCGTGCACTCCGGGGATGCGGGTGGAGTGCCCCGATGCGCTATGA